Proteins encoded within one genomic window of Sebaldella sp. S0638:
- a CDS encoding cyclopropane-fatty-acyl-phospholipid synthase family protein translates to MDTKKILFDKILKSMFSDTVVVKYWDGEEKKYGSGEPKFKLFIGEDIGISDVTDDYSVAFGEAYMDGRIKVEGNIEELVESIYNNKDSFLNKEHKTLKILRSGFNRLKKSKQNIEHHYDIGNDFYKLWLDKSMTYSCAYFKEPEDTLEDAQLHKVEHVLNKLSLKEGQKLLDIGCGWGTLIIKAAKEYGVKCVGITLSKEQYAETQKKIKDQGLENLVEVRLEDYRELKHEKFDRIVSIGMLEHVGKENLDGYFKKIDELLNDNSLSLVHSITGKNDGSYNEWINKYIFPGGYVPGTKEVITDIAENNFMVIDLESLRLHYAKTLKCWAANFEKALDIIRKTKDETFIRMWRLYLNSCSASFQVGNIDIQQILFSKGAVNSLPWTREYMEK, encoded by the coding sequence ATGGACACAAAGAAGATACTGTTTGATAAAATTCTTAAAAGTATGTTCAGTGATACTGTAGTTGTAAAATATTGGGATGGAGAAGAAAAAAAATATGGTTCGGGAGAGCCGAAATTCAAACTTTTTATTGGTGAAGATATTGGAATATCAGATGTGACAGATGATTATTCGGTAGCTTTCGGGGAAGCCTATATGGATGGAAGAATAAAAGTAGAAGGTAATATTGAAGAACTGGTGGAATCTATATATAATAACAAAGACAGCTTTCTAAACAAGGAACATAAAACCCTGAAAATACTGAGAAGCGGATTTAACCGCCTGAAAAAATCAAAACAGAATATAGAACATCATTATGATATCGGTAATGATTTTTATAAGCTGTGGCTGGATAAATCAATGACATACTCGTGTGCTTACTTTAAAGAGCCCGAAGATACACTGGAAGATGCACAGCTGCATAAAGTAGAGCATGTTCTGAATAAGCTGTCTCTGAAGGAAGGTCAGAAACTTCTGGATATAGGATGCGGATGGGGAACATTGATTATTAAGGCAGCCAAGGAATACGGGGTAAAATGTGTGGGAATTACCTTAAGCAAGGAACAGTATGCTGAAACACAAAAGAAAATCAAGGATCAAGGGCTTGAGAACCTTGTAGAAGTAAGACTGGAAGACTATAGAGAATTAAAACATGAGAAATTTGACAGAATCGTAAGTATAGGGATGCTGGAACATGTGGGAAAAGAAAATCTTGACGGGTATTTCAAGAAGATAGACGAACTTTTAAATGATAATTCTTTATCACTTGTCCACTCAATAACAGGGAAAAATGACGGATCATATAATGAGTGGATAAATAAGTATATTTTCCCCGGCGGATATGTTCCCGGAACAAAGGAAGTAATAACAGATATAGCAGAAAATAATTTTATGGTAATAGATCTTGAGAGTCTCAGACTGCACTATGCAAAAACATTAAAATGCTGGGCAGCTAATTTTGAGAAAGCTCTGGATATTATCAGAAAAACAAAGGACGAAACATTTATAAGAATGTGGCGTTTGTACCTGAATTCCTGCTCAGCTTCATTTCAAGTGGGAAATATAGATATTCAGCAGATATTATTTTCTAAAGGTGCTGTAAATTCATTGCCCTGGACACGAGAGTATATGGAAAAATAA